A single genomic interval of Arthrobacter methylotrophus harbors:
- a CDS encoding SRPBCC family protein produces the protein MATVNQTIDVDVPVSVAYNQWTQFETFPEFMKGVEAVEQIDETALQFSTNVGGVKREFNAQVLEQVPDSLVSWASVDGPRNAGSVRFEALGATRTRVIVEIEWEPESFAEKAGSMVGIDDLRVSADLDKFKKFIEERGRETGAWRGSVTSGDVDDSGEASGVGAPSELPAVDPDLTAPAAANTADVEASLRGPSATGEELGVGQYTEGDYGRESVPEVPVEKIQGDYTTEEPPAVPADERDDPGSKP, from the coding sequence ATGGCTACCGTTAACCAGACAATTGACGTGGACGTCCCTGTATCTGTGGCATACAACCAATGGACGCAGTTCGAAACTTTCCCGGAATTCATGAAGGGCGTCGAGGCCGTAGAGCAGATCGACGAAACCGCGTTGCAATTTTCCACCAACGTCGGCGGCGTCAAGCGCGAATTCAATGCCCAGGTCTTGGAGCAGGTTCCGGATTCCTTAGTCAGTTGGGCAAGCGTCGACGGTCCCCGGAACGCAGGCTCGGTGCGCTTCGAAGCACTTGGCGCAACCCGCACCCGCGTTATCGTTGAAATCGAGTGGGAGCCCGAGAGCTTCGCCGAAAAGGCCGGCTCGATGGTCGGCATCGACGATCTGCGGGTTTCCGCCGATCTGGACAAGTTCAAGAAATTCATCGAAGAGCGGGGCCGGGAAACGGGCGCATGGCGCGGCTCCGTGACAAGCGGCGACGTCGATGACAGCGGCGAGGCGTCCGGCGTCGGCGCCCCCTCGGAACTGCCAGCCGTCGATCCCGATCTCACCGCTCCCGCCGCCGCGAACACGGCCGACGTCGAGGCGTCCCTGCGGGGCCCCTCGGCGACCGGCGAGGAACTGGGCGTCGGCCAATACACCGAGGGCGACTACGGCAGGGAAAGCGTCCCCGAGGTTCCCGTCGAAAAGATCCAGGGCGACTACACTACCGAGGAACCGCCGGCGGTCCCTGCCGACGAGCGGGACGATCCGGGGAGCAAACCATGA
- a CDS encoding SDR family oxidoreductase, producing MEQPSSTRLSPPKDPRSAYHTGSFPQQEQKQPGLTGPMEPVPDHGESSYTGHGRLLGKAALITGGDSGIGAAVGIAFAREGADVAFSHLPEEALDARNTTEWIRKAGTKALPLPGDAQSEEFCQSTVERALEEFGRLDILVLNAGYQKNRDGLATLPTEEMDRVFKTNLYSLMWTARAALPHLKAGASIIVTASIQAFNPSPQLIDYAMTKAAQVAFTKALAQELGPKGIRVNAVAPGPIWTPLIPATEWPDKLPDFGQDTPLGRAGQPAELAPAYVLLASDEASYISGAVVPVTGGKGL from the coding sequence ATGGAACAACCAAGCAGCACCCGGCTTTCCCCGCCGAAGGATCCACGTTCGGCCTACCACACGGGGTCCTTCCCGCAGCAAGAACAGAAGCAGCCAGGACTGACCGGGCCGATGGAGCCTGTTCCGGACCACGGCGAGTCTTCCTACACGGGCCATGGCCGGTTGTTGGGCAAGGCCGCCCTGATCACGGGAGGCGACTCCGGGATCGGAGCAGCCGTGGGCATCGCCTTCGCCAGGGAAGGCGCCGACGTTGCATTTTCCCACCTACCGGAAGAAGCCCTGGACGCACGGAACACCACAGAGTGGATCCGGAAAGCGGGGACGAAGGCTTTGCCCCTCCCGGGTGACGCCCAGTCCGAAGAATTCTGCCAATCCACGGTGGAACGCGCACTGGAAGAGTTCGGCCGGCTAGACATCCTCGTTCTGAATGCCGGATACCAAAAGAACAGGGACGGACTTGCCACCTTGCCCACCGAGGAAATGGACAGGGTTTTCAAAACCAACCTGTACTCCCTGATGTGGACGGCTCGTGCGGCACTCCCGCATCTGAAGGCCGGAGCCTCGATCATCGTCACGGCCTCAATCCAGGCGTTCAACCCGTCACCGCAACTGATCGACTACGCGATGACCAAAGCGGCGCAAGTGGCTTTCACCAAGGCCCTCGCGCAGGAATTGGGACCCAAAGGCATCAGGGTAAATGCCGTGGCCCCGGGACCTATTTGGACGCCGTTGATTCCCGCAACGGAATGGCCGGACAAGCTACCGGACTTTGGCCAGGACACCCCTTTGGGCAGGGCGGGGCAACCAGCGGAACTGGCTCCCGCCTATGTCCTCCTTGCCTCCGACGAAGCGTCCTACATCTCGGGCGCCGTTGTGCCGGTCACGGGAGGAAAAGGCCTCTAG
- a CDS encoding cation diffusion facilitator family transporter, translating to MTVILAFAANLLVAAAKTVAAVLTGSASMIAESAHSWADTGNQVFLLVAERRSSKRRDAAHPMGYGREAYVWSMFAAFGLFTAGAVVSVMHGVQQLIAPEPAGDFVVAYVVLAIALALEGASFVQAFRQAHESAQRLERRTLEQVLMSSDPTMRAVFAEDSAALIGLVIAFTGVFLHQLTGSPLPDALGSILVGILLGVIAVVLIDRNRRFLVGQGVTPELEKSMAIRVLEHEEIERLTYLHLEFVGPRKLYLVAAVDITGDLREHDVAVALRRVERELEDHEIVEEAVLTLATPDEPALTFETGTRPQGAE from the coding sequence ATGACCGTGATCTTGGCTTTTGCGGCAAACCTTCTTGTTGCCGCGGCAAAGACAGTTGCTGCCGTTCTGACGGGATCCGCCTCGATGATCGCGGAGTCTGCCCATTCCTGGGCAGACACGGGAAACCAGGTCTTCTTGCTTGTTGCCGAGAGGCGGTCGTCGAAGCGGCGGGACGCAGCCCATCCGATGGGATATGGCAGGGAAGCGTATGTGTGGTCCATGTTCGCCGCCTTTGGCTTGTTCACGGCGGGTGCAGTCGTATCGGTGATGCACGGCGTCCAGCAGCTCATCGCGCCGGAACCGGCCGGCGATTTCGTGGTCGCCTACGTTGTTCTTGCCATCGCTCTCGCTCTGGAAGGCGCCTCGTTCGTTCAGGCGTTCCGGCAGGCGCACGAGTCTGCGCAACGGCTCGAACGCCGCACTTTGGAACAGGTTCTGATGAGTTCGGATCCCACGATGCGTGCTGTCTTCGCGGAAGACAGTGCCGCGTTGATAGGCCTGGTCATCGCGTTCACCGGTGTCTTCCTGCACCAACTCACGGGATCTCCGTTGCCGGACGCACTCGGGTCGATTCTCGTTGGCATCCTTCTCGGCGTCATCGCAGTGGTGCTGATAGACCGTAATCGTCGTTTCCTCGTTGGCCAGGGCGTCACCCCGGAACTCGAGAAATCCATGGCAATCCGGGTCCTGGAACACGAGGAGATCGAACGTTTGACGTACCTGCACCTGGAGTTTGTGGGACCGCGAAAGCTGTACTTGGTGGCAGCCGTGGATATCACGGGTGATCTCCGGGAGCATGATGTCGCGGTGGCCCTGCGCCGTGTGGAGCGTGAACTCGAGGACCACGAGATAGTCGAGGAAGCTGTACTGACCCTCGCCACACCAGACGAACCAGCTTTGACGTTTGAGACCGGCACCCGCCCCCAGGGCGCCGAATAG
- a CDS encoding dihydrofolate reductase family protein, with the protein MRKLIYGMNLTLDGYIAAAGDDIGWSGPSEELFQWWLDQERASSLSLYGRKLWETMSSYWPTGDQQPNATPAEVEFARNWRDTPKVVFSSTIKKVGWNTRLVTGDAVAEVTRLKAGDGGPVSVGGATLAGAAMRAGLIDEYAIVTHPVLVGGGTPFFTSLDSWVNLNLVETRTFPGGVVLTRYETRR; encoded by the coding sequence GTGCGGAAACTGATCTACGGCATGAATCTGACCCTGGACGGCTACATCGCCGCGGCTGGCGACGACATCGGCTGGAGCGGGCCGAGCGAGGAACTGTTCCAGTGGTGGCTCGATCAGGAGCGGGCTAGCAGCCTGTCGCTGTACGGCCGGAAGCTCTGGGAGACCATGAGCTCCTACTGGCCCACCGGCGACCAGCAGCCCAACGCCACCCCGGCGGAGGTCGAGTTCGCGCGGAACTGGCGGGACACGCCAAAGGTGGTGTTCTCCTCGACGATCAAGAAGGTCGGTTGGAACACCCGACTGGTCACGGGCGACGCGGTCGCCGAGGTCACCCGGCTCAAGGCCGGGGACGGCGGCCCGGTGAGCGTCGGCGGGGCAACGCTCGCCGGGGCGGCCATGCGGGCCGGGCTGATCGACGAGTATGCGATCGTTACCCATCCGGTCCTGGTGGGCGGCGGCACTCCGTTCTTCACCTCGCTGGACAGCTGGGTGAACCTGAACCTGGTGGAGACGCGGACGTTTCCCGGCGGCGTGGTCCTGACCAGGTACGAGACGAGGCGCTGA
- a CDS encoding DUF72 domain-containing protein: protein MGTRVGTSGWSYDHWEHVLYPAGTASRNRLDYYFQHFDTVELNASFYRWPRDASFASWRHRLPEGFVFSVKAPRGLTHGKRLYAPEAWIERITSAWHALGTRRGVLLVQLPPGMERDDGRLAYFLGLVPEWIRVAVEFRHESWHHDAIYAMLEHHQTAYCIMSGAQLPCILRATSPFVYVRMHGPDHHNLYGGSYSEEDLRWWADRITEWEAMGKDVFVYFNNDGGGNAVRNAWTLRTFLGNG, encoded by the coding sequence GTGGGAACTCGGGTTGGGACGTCGGGATGGAGTTACGACCACTGGGAGCACGTGCTCTATCCTGCGGGAACTGCCTCGCGCAACAGGCTCGATTACTACTTCCAGCACTTCGACACCGTTGAACTCAACGCGAGCTTCTATCGCTGGCCGCGTGACGCGTCCTTTGCCAGTTGGCGGCACCGGCTACCTGAGGGATTCGTGTTTTCCGTCAAAGCTCCCCGTGGCTTGACGCACGGAAAGCGTCTCTACGCGCCCGAGGCCTGGATAGAGCGGATCACCTCGGCATGGCACGCGCTCGGGACCCGGCGCGGAGTCCTGCTGGTCCAGCTTCCTCCCGGCATGGAGCGCGACGACGGGCGCTTGGCCTACTTCCTTGGCCTGGTCCCGGAGTGGATAAGAGTCGCCGTCGAATTCCGCCATGAAAGCTGGCACCACGACGCCATCTACGCCATGCTCGAGCACCACCAAACGGCCTACTGCATCATGAGCGGAGCGCAGCTTCCTTGCATACTTCGCGCCACCTCGCCGTTCGTCTACGTCCGGATGCACGGGCCTGACCACCACAACCTTTACGGCGGGTCCTACTCCGAGGAGGACCTCCGCTGGTGGGCGGATCGGATCACGGAATGGGAAGCCATGGGCAAGGATGTCTTCGTGTATTTCAATAACGACGGAGGTGGGAATGCCGTCCGCAACGCCTGGACCCTCCGCACATTCCTCGGCAACGGTTAG
- a CDS encoding GNAT family protein, whose translation MFETVVRDAVVLKPLETWHADEFAEHMSRARDHIRPWVGPTFVTDTVEGARATLQRYATATASDGARIYGLWDGGKIVGGVMFVTFDPVWGICELGCWLEPDAVGGGLITRSVELLMEWAFVERGMSRVEWRCRTDNDRSVAVAQRLRMRSEGVLRSSWVYDENRYDKEVFSILRAEWMGTRAVIAQ comes from the coding sequence GTGTTTGAAACAGTCGTGCGAGACGCGGTCGTCTTGAAGCCTCTTGAGACATGGCACGCCGACGAGTTTGCCGAGCACATGAGCAGGGCACGAGACCATATCCGTCCGTGGGTCGGACCGACTTTTGTTACAGACACCGTCGAAGGTGCCCGCGCTACCCTTCAGCGTTACGCGACAGCCACCGCAAGTGATGGTGCGCGCATCTATGGCCTTTGGGACGGCGGCAAGATCGTTGGAGGCGTGATGTTTGTCACGTTTGATCCCGTCTGGGGCATTTGCGAGCTCGGCTGCTGGCTCGAACCCGATGCTGTCGGAGGCGGCCTCATCACCCGGTCAGTCGAACTGCTCATGGAGTGGGCCTTCGTAGAGCGGGGGATGTCTCGCGTTGAATGGCGGTGCCGCACCGACAACGACCGCAGTGTTGCTGTCGCGCAGCGACTACGTATGCGTTCAGAGGGCGTTCTTCGCAGCAGCTGGGTCTACGACGAGAATCGTTACGACAAGGAGGTATTTTCAATACTTCGCGCCGAATGGATGGGCACACGAGCTGTTATCGCTCAATGA
- a CDS encoding DUF6328 family protein — MSQREDPLAAGPEADTRHESREQRMDRNWNELLQELRVLQTGVQIIGGFLLTLPFQQRFGTLTELENWLYLALVILATMTTGLMLVPVSLHRRLFQHHVKSRLVSAGNKIVKAVLACVALLIAGCAGLIFSVVRGQEVGALAGLGILVALAALVLLYPLLAWSPRYSRPEREREEKPASGHP; from the coding sequence ATGAGCCAGCGGGAGGATCCGTTGGCCGCCGGGCCGGAGGCCGACACCAGGCATGAATCCAGGGAACAGCGAATGGATCGCAACTGGAACGAGCTGCTCCAAGAGTTGCGTGTCCTGCAAACGGGCGTGCAGATCATCGGAGGCTTTCTCCTGACTCTTCCGTTCCAGCAACGATTTGGCACGTTGACCGAGTTGGAAAACTGGTTGTATCTCGCACTGGTGATCCTCGCGACCATGACCACCGGCCTGATGCTCGTTCCGGTCAGCCTGCATCGGCGACTCTTCCAGCACCACGTCAAGTCCCGCTTGGTGTCGGCGGGTAACAAAATCGTCAAGGCTGTTCTTGCATGCGTCGCTCTTCTGATTGCGGGATGCGCCGGGTTGATCTTCAGCGTTGTGCGCGGGCAGGAAGTCGGCGCGCTTGCTGGATTGGGCATCCTGGTGGCACTCGCCGCACTGGTGCTGCTGTACCCGCTTCTGGCCTGGTCTCCACGGTACAGCCGTCCGGAAAGGGAACGGGAGGAGAAGCCAGCCAGTGGCCACCCCTGA
- a CDS encoding class II glutamine amidotransferase yields the protein MCRLFGLHAGSEPVRATFWLLDAPDSLADQSRREPDGAGIGTFDADGDAHVAKQPLAAWEDHAFAREARVLKSTTFLAHVRYASTGAHTMVNTHPFEQDGRLFAHNGTFADLERLDGRLAELGVSNLVKGQTDSERLFALITAESRRAEGDVGKGITRAINWIARELPVFSLNLILTTATELWAVRYPDTHELHILERLPASSGEAAPLDARSSRIRALSKDLGRSRHVIIATEPMDDNPEWRALEGGSLVHVSPDLGVTISYPFPAEPAHRLELSELSPSAAASQKP from the coding sequence ATGTGCCGCTTGTTCGGTTTGCATGCCGGTTCGGAGCCAGTCCGGGCCACTTTCTGGCTTCTGGACGCACCGGACAGCCTGGCTGATCAGAGCCGACGCGAGCCCGACGGCGCCGGCATAGGTACCTTTGACGCTGACGGTGATGCCCACGTAGCCAAACAGCCGCTCGCCGCTTGGGAGGACCACGCCTTTGCGCGCGAGGCACGTGTCCTGAAAAGCACCACGTTCCTGGCCCATGTGCGGTATGCCAGCACCGGCGCTCACACCATGGTCAACACGCATCCGTTCGAACAGGACGGGCGGCTATTCGCCCATAACGGCACCTTCGCCGATCTCGAACGGCTGGATGGGCGGCTGGCCGAGTTGGGTGTTTCGAATCTGGTCAAGGGCCAGACGGACAGTGAGCGGCTCTTCGCGCTGATCACCGCGGAGAGCCGGCGTGCCGAAGGGGACGTCGGGAAAGGAATCACCCGGGCAATCAACTGGATCGCCAGGGAGCTTCCCGTGTTCAGCTTGAACCTCATCCTGACGACAGCAACAGAGCTGTGGGCAGTCAGGTACCCGGACACGCATGAGCTGCATATTCTGGAACGCTTGCCTGCAAGCTCCGGCGAGGCTGCTCCGCTCGATGCGCGGAGCTCCCGCATCCGGGCGCTCAGCAAGGATCTCGGCCGCTCGCGTCACGTCATCATCGCCACAGAACCGATGGATGACAACCCGGAGTGGCGTGCACTGGAGGGTGGCTCGCTGGTCCACGTGAGTCCCGATTTGGGGGTGACAATAAGTTATCCCTTCCCTGCGGAACCGGCCCATCGGCTGGAACTGTCCGAGCTCTCCCCCTCCGCGGCCGCATCCCAAAAGCCGTAA
- a CDS encoding GlsB/YeaQ/YmgE family stress response membrane protein: MGFFGFLLLGLIAGAIAKLLIPGRQGGGILITMLLGVIGAILGGWIGGLIFGGGLQEFFSLRTWLLAIGGSIIVLLIYGAVVGRRRRI, translated from the coding sequence ATGGGATTTTTTGGATTTCTGCTGCTAGGGCTGATCGCCGGAGCTATTGCCAAGCTGCTGATTCCCGGCAGGCAAGGCGGCGGAATATTGATCACCATGCTCCTGGGGGTCATAGGAGCCATACTGGGCGGATGGATCGGGGGTCTGATCTTCGGCGGCGGCCTGCAGGAATTCTTCTCGCTCCGGACGTGGTTGCTTGCCATCGGCGGGTCGATCATTGTGCTCCTGATTTACGGGGCTGTCGTCGGCAGGAGACGTCGGATATAG
- a CDS encoding YegP family protein, translating to MAGIFEVFVDGESLFRFRLKSPDGMVIAVSTPFKDKPAVVAGIAAARECAGMGLVTDLCPAAGVREPAATVLPSAIQDRRRTGGLTWVSAGKMRRRPFWSNPNSSTVFP from the coding sequence GTGGCCGGAATATTCGAAGTGTTTGTTGACGGGGAGTCCTTATTCAGGTTCCGCCTCAAATCACCTGACGGAATGGTTATTGCTGTTTCGACGCCGTTCAAGGACAAGCCCGCAGTTGTCGCCGGCATAGCCGCTGCGCGCGAGTGTGCAGGCATGGGACTGGTCACCGACCTTTGCCCAGCCGCGGGCGTGCGCGAACCGGCCGCAACCGTCCTTCCGAGCGCAATTCAGGACCGACGGCGCACTGGGGGACTTACCTGGGTCTCAGCAGGCAAGATGCGCCGCCGGCCGTTTTGGTCCAACCCTAATTCTTCCACTGTTTTCCCGTGA
- a CDS encoding transketolase, which produces MLNERKIPSTSLEAEEADSIRALATQLRVDSIRCSTSAGSGHPTSSLSAADLMAVLLTRHLRYDWEHPALQNNDHLIFSKGHASPLLYSMYRAVGVVDEDELLNTYRRFGARLQGHPTPLLPWVDVATGSLGQGLPVAVGISLAGRSLDKLPFHTWVLCGDSELAEGSIWEAIDKASYYNLGNLTAVVDVNRLGQDGPTELQWDMESYARRVEAFGAEALIIDGHDLGQIDDALRRAQSDPDQPTVILAKTIKGKGVPEIEDQNGWHGKALPADMAEKAIAALGGPSNVKVSTHPPEAGTPAITPNAQAAVTLPRWQVGEKVATRAAFGAAVSALAVRPEVVVLDGEVGNSTHAGDFKNVASERYFEIFIAEQQLVAATIGLSVRGYVAFASSFAAFLVSRPFDFIRMAGVSEVNIRLVGTHAGVEIGQDGPSQMALEDIAAMRAVHSSTVLYPADAPSTAQLVSAMADIPGISYLRATRGAYPVIYGPDEQFFAGGCKVHGASLDDQVALIGAGVTLHECLSAAEELAQAGITARVIDLYSVKPIDVDTLRRTCLETGGRIVVAEDHYAQGGIGSAVLEALAGANTPKLHIALLAVRELPGSGEPQDLLNAAGISARHIVAAARGLLMD; this is translated from the coding sequence ATGTTAAACGAGCGAAAAATACCTTCCACGAGCCTGGAGGCCGAAGAAGCCGATTCCATTCGAGCCCTCGCCACCCAATTGCGTGTGGACTCCATTAGATGCAGTACCAGCGCAGGCTCGGGTCACCCCACGTCGTCCTTGTCGGCAGCCGATCTCATGGCTGTCCTTCTCACGCGGCACCTACGCTACGACTGGGAGCACCCGGCGTTGCAGAATAATGACCACCTCATTTTCTCGAAGGGACATGCTTCCCCCCTGTTGTACTCCATGTATCGGGCCGTCGGCGTAGTCGACGAAGATGAGCTGCTCAACACATATCGCCGGTTCGGTGCCCGGCTGCAGGGCCACCCGACCCCGCTACTGCCGTGGGTTGACGTGGCGACCGGCTCCCTGGGGCAGGGATTGCCGGTTGCGGTGGGAATATCCCTCGCCGGGCGGTCACTGGACAAGCTGCCCTTCCACACCTGGGTGTTGTGCGGCGATAGCGAACTCGCCGAAGGGTCTATCTGGGAAGCCATCGACAAAGCCTCTTACTACAACCTCGGAAACCTCACCGCCGTCGTGGACGTCAACAGGCTCGGCCAGGACGGCCCCACCGAACTCCAGTGGGACATGGAGAGTTACGCCAGGCGGGTGGAAGCGTTCGGAGCCGAGGCCCTCATCATCGACGGTCATGACCTTGGCCAAATCGACGACGCGCTGCGCCGGGCGCAAAGCGATCCTGATCAGCCGACGGTGATTCTGGCCAAGACGATCAAAGGCAAAGGAGTGCCCGAGATCGAAGACCAAAACGGCTGGCACGGCAAAGCACTGCCAGCAGACATGGCGGAAAAAGCAATAGCAGCACTCGGTGGACCAAGCAACGTCAAGGTGTCCACACATCCTCCGGAAGCCGGCACGCCGGCAATTACTCCGAACGCCCAGGCTGCGGTCACGCTGCCACGCTGGCAGGTCGGCGAGAAAGTGGCGACCAGGGCCGCCTTCGGCGCCGCCGTGTCAGCGCTTGCGGTCCGCCCCGAAGTAGTAGTTCTGGACGGCGAGGTGGGGAATTCGACCCATGCCGGCGATTTCAAGAACGTGGCGTCGGAACGGTACTTCGAGATCTTCATCGCCGAGCAGCAGCTTGTTGCCGCCACCATCGGCCTCTCGGTCCGCGGCTACGTGGCCTTTGCGTCAAGTTTCGCGGCTTTCCTGGTCTCACGGCCCTTCGACTTCATCCGTATGGCGGGGGTCTCAGAAGTGAACATCCGCTTGGTCGGCACACATGCCGGTGTTGAAATCGGACAGGATGGTCCTTCGCAAATGGCCTTGGAGGACATTGCCGCCATGCGGGCCGTGCACAGTTCCACCGTGTTGTATCCGGCCGACGCCCCCTCCACCGCGCAGCTCGTGAGCGCCATGGCTGACATCCCCGGAATTTCCTACCTGCGTGCTACCAGGGGGGCCTATCCCGTGATTTACGGGCCCGACGAACAGTTCTTCGCTGGCGGATGCAAAGTCCACGGGGCGAGCCTTGATGACCAAGTGGCACTTATCGGCGCCGGCGTCACGCTCCACGAATGCCTCTCAGCCGCCGAGGAACTGGCCCAGGCGGGAATCACTGCCCGCGTCATCGACCTCTACTCAGTCAAGCCCATCGACGTCGACACCCTGCGCCGGACCTGTCTCGAAACCGGAGGCCGGATTGTTGTCGCGGAAGACCACTATGCACAAGGCGGCATCGGCTCGGCGGTACTCGAAGCCCTTGCGGGCGCCAACACCCCCAAACTCCACATTGCGTTGCTCGCCGTCAGGGAATTGCCGGGATCAGGCGAACCCCAGGACTTGCTCAATGCCGCAGGTATTTCCGCACGCCACATCGTTGCCGCAGCCCGTGGACTTCTCATGGACTGA
- a CDS encoding helix-turn-helix transcriptional regulator — protein sequence MDNRNDARDFLASRRAKITPEQAGLPESGGNRRVPGLRRGEVAALAGVSVEYYTRLERGNLAGVSESVLEALSRALKLDEAESAHLFDLARTAGTSKRQRRTAPQHVRPSVQFALDAITDAPAFVRNARMDILAANKLGLALHSEMYVNPVRPANYARFIFLDEERARRFFPDWELAANNMVAILRTEAGRDPFDRGLSDLVGELSTRSNEFRTRWAAHNVRRHYTGFKHFHHPVVGELRLLFEAMDLSADTGLSLFIYPAEPGSPSADALRLLASWAATQELAEHPQTGVSTPEAGRLH from the coding sequence ATGGACAACCGGAACGACGCCCGCGATTTCCTCGCCTCCCGGCGCGCGAAAATCACCCCCGAACAGGCCGGGCTGCCGGAGTCGGGCGGCAACCGGCGAGTGCCGGGACTTCGCCGCGGCGAAGTAGCGGCCTTGGCCGGGGTCAGCGTGGAGTATTACACGCGGCTCGAACGCGGAAATCTTGCAGGCGTGTCCGAGAGCGTGTTGGAAGCATTGTCCCGGGCCCTGAAACTAGACGAGGCTGAGAGCGCACACCTGTTCGATCTCGCGCGTACGGCGGGAACAAGCAAGAGGCAGCGCCGGACCGCGCCACAACACGTCCGGCCAAGCGTCCAGTTCGCCCTTGACGCCATCACTGACGCACCGGCGTTTGTTCGCAACGCCCGCATGGACATCCTCGCTGCCAACAAGCTCGGCCTGGCATTGCACTCCGAGATGTATGTCAATCCTGTCCGGCCAGCCAACTACGCGCGCTTCATATTCCTGGATGAGGAACGGGCGCGGCGGTTCTTCCCGGACTGGGAGCTCGCGGCGAACAACATGGTGGCCATCCTCCGTACCGAGGCTGGCCGGGACCCCTTCGACCGCGGATTGAGCGACTTGGTGGGAGAGCTCTCCACCCGTAGCAATGAATTCCGCACACGTTGGGCTGCGCACAACGTCCGCCGCCATTACACAGGGTTCAAGCACTTCCACCACCCTGTGGTGGGCGAACTCCGTCTGCTGTTCGAGGCGATGGACCTCTCGGCGGACACCGGTCTCTCCTTGTTCATCTACCCGGCAGAACCCGGCTCCCCTTCCGCCGATGCCCTCCGGCTCCTCGCAAGTTGGGCAGCCACGCAGGAACTGGCAGAACATCCCCAAACCGGCGTGTCAACGCCCGAAGCTGGCAGGCTCCACTAG
- a CDS encoding recombinase family protein — protein MLRGPRDTLIVAKLDTLARSVTDARDIAEHLVRNGVKLSIGRQTYDPTALMGKMFFDILPTFAEFEVDRLRVRTREGMAIAEAKGRLRGRDPNSAPSNNKNSNGNYMITDPTDMFSVSRTPSTAHSKDPNHDHQKDPRSCPFPHFTSQLAVSARFCPNTTAAPGRNRRRSGSRVTDG, from the coding sequence ATCCTCCGTGGACCCCGAGATACCTTGATCGTGGCGAAACTGGACACGCTGGCCCGATCAGTCACGGACGCCAGGGACATCGCCGAACATCTAGTCCGTAACGGGGTGAAACTCTCTATCGGCCGGCAAACCTATGACCCCACTGCTCTCATGGGCAAGATGTTCTTCGACATCCTCCCTACCTTCGCAGAATTCGAAGTGGACCGTCTGCGCGTGCGCACACGCGAGGGCATGGCCATTGCCGAAGCCAAGGGAAGACTCCGCGGCCGCGACCCAAACTCAGCCCCAAGCAACAACAAGAACTCAAACGGCAACTACATGATCACGGACCCGACGGACATGTTCTCCGTCTCAAGGACACCATCTACCGCACACTCCAAAGACCCCAACCATGACCATCAGAAGGATCCGCGGAGCTGTCCCTTCCCTCACTTCACCAGCCAACTAGCCGTGTCCGCCCGATTTTGCCCGAATACTACAGCGGCCCCTGGTCGGAACCGGCGTCGAAGTGGGTCACGAGTGACCGATGGTTGA